A genomic window from Triticum urartu cultivar G1812 chromosome 7, Tu2.1, whole genome shotgun sequence includes:
- the LOC125525937 gene encoding BTB/POZ and MATH domain-containing protein 1-like: MATTCTVLTGAVRAVKLLKVDSFRLAYKTMREGEFLRTSWNVDGHDVEIRWYPGTAMAPVELVFLTKTASTCNVRASFGCLLVHPRLPQPHNGNEEKTVWHVFKHPKDCSLPVSLVDRPVLLDQTSRQGDYLTVQCTVTILKELAYTTTTVPAPASNMHQHFRELLLNGTGADVTFLVSGKAFAAHKLVLAARSPVFMAEFFGDMKEKSSRRVEIKDMEATVFGALLDFIYTDNVPELDRELEAVATMAQHLLAAADRYGIDRLKIMCEGKLIGGITVDTAATTLALAEQHNCPHLKEKCVEFIISTPAILDAVVATEGSKHLEASCPSALTSIVLSTRGRRN; this comes from the coding sequence ATGGCGACCACCTGCACGGTCCTCACCGGCGCCGTGCGTGCCGTGAAGCTGCTCAAGGTCGACAGTTTCCGCCTGGCGTACAAGACCATGCGCGAAGGTGAGTTCCTCAGAACCAGCTGGAACGTCGACGGCCACGACGTCGAAATCCGGTGGTACCCTGGGACAGCGATGGCACCGGTCGAGCTCGTGTTCCTCACCAAAACTGCAAGCACCTGCAACGTGAGGGCGAGCTTTGGCTGTCTCCTGGTACACCCGAGGCTGCCGCAGCCGCACAATGGCAACGAAGAAAAGACCGTGTGGCATGTGTTCAAGCATCCCAAGGACTGTTCGCTTCCAGTCTCGCTTGTGGACAGACCCGTTCTGTTGGACCAGACTTCACGCCAAGGAGACTACTTGACCGTCCAGTGCACCGTCACGATTCTGAAGGAGCTCGCTTATACGACAACGACGGTGCCTGCGCCGGCATCCAACATGCACCAGCACTTCCGGGAGCTCCTGCTGAACGGGACGGGAGCAGACGTCACGTTCCTCGTCTCCGGCAAGGCCTTCGCCGCGCACAAGCTCGTGCTGGCCGCGAGATCCCCGGTCTTCATGGCCGAGTTCTTCGGGGACATGAAGGAGAAGAGCTCCCGGCGCGTGGAGATCAAGGACATGGAGGCAACCGTGTTCGGGGCGCTGCTGGATTTTATCTACACCGACAATGTTCCTGAACTTGACCGGGAGCTGGAGGCCGTGGCGACGATGGCTCAGCATCTGCTTGCGGCGGCTGACAGGTACGGGATTGACAGGCTCAAAATTATGTGCGAGGGCAAGCTCATCGGTGGCATCACTGTCGACACGGCGGCGACTACTTTGGCTTTGGCAGAGCAGCACAATTGCCCGCACCTCAAGGAGAAGTGTGTCGAGTTTATCATCAGTACTCCTGCGATCCTTGATGCCGTGGTGGCGACGGAGGGGTCTAAGCATCTGGAGGCAAGCTGCCCTTCTGCGCTCACTAGCATTGTCCTGTCTACGCGTGGGAGAAGGAACTGA
- the LOC125521247 gene encoding peroxidase 2-like yields MRLAVVLLCALVAVQVALLAASSAEAGELVVGYYDKKCRGVENVVQWHVRRALKTNRRAGAALVRLLFHDCFVRGCDASVLLDASPENPHPEKEAPVNIGLAAFDLLEEIKAAVEDRCPGVVSCSDILIYAARDAAHALSNGNIHFDVPAGRLDGHVSSAAEAQAELPDSTFTVQQLIDNFARKDFDVEELVILSGAHSIGVGHCSSFTGRLTAPPEQINPAYRNLLNHKCHQGANPAVVNNVRDEDYETVSKFMPGFTSRVRKISDFLDNTFYHNNLARIVSFNSDWQLMTHTEARGHVHEYADNATLWDGDFADSLLKLSKLSMPAGSKGGIRKKCSIATHPLY; encoded by the exons ATGAGGCTCGCAGTGGTTCTCCTGTGTGCCCTGGTGGCCGTCCAGGTCGCGCTCCTCGCTGCATCGTCGGCGGAGGCCGGCGAGCTGGTGGTCGGGTACTACGACAAGAAGTGCCGGGGCGTGGAGAACGTCGTCCAGTGGCATGTCAGAAGGGCGCTCAAGACCAACCGCCGCGCCGGCGCCGCCCTCGTCCGCCTCCTCTTCCACGACTGCTTCGTCAGG GGTTGCGATGCCTCTGTCCTGCTTGACGCGTCCCCGGAGAACCCTCACCCGGAGAAGGAGGCGCCGGTGAACATCGGGCTGGCGGCCTTCGACCTCCTGGAGGAGATCAAGGCGGCCGTCGAGGACAGGTGCCCCGGCGTGGTGTCCTGCTCCGACATCCTCATCTACGCGGCCCGCGACGCGGCCCACGCCCTCAGCAACGGCAACATCCACTTCGACGTCCCTGCCGGGCGCCTCGACGGGCACGTCTCCTCGGCCGCCGAGGCCCAGGCGGAGCTCCCGGACTCCACCTTCACCGTGCAGCAGCTGATCGACAACTTCGCCCGCAAGGACTTCGACGTGGAGGAGCTGGTCATCCTGTCCGGCGCGCACTCCATCGGCGTCGGCCACTGCTCCTCCTTCACCGGCCGCCTCACCGCGCCGCCGGAGCAGATCAACCCGGCCTACCGCAACCTGCTCAACCACAAGTGCCACCAGGGCGCCAACCCCGCCGTCGTCAACAATGTCCGCGATGAGGACTACGAGACGGTGTCCAAGTTCATGCCCGGGTTCACCAGCCGGGTGCGCAAGATCAGCGACTTCCTCGACAACACCTTCTACCACAACAACCTCGCCAGGATCGTCAGCTTCAACTCCGACTGGCAGCTCATGACCCACACCGAGGCCAGGGGCCACGTCCACGAGTACGCCGACAACGCCACGCTCTGGGACGGGGACTTCGCCGACTCCCTGCTCAAGCTCAGCAAGCTCTCCATGCCGGCAGGCAGCAAGGGCGGCATCAGGAAGAAGTGCAGCATCGCCACCCACCCTCTCTACTAA